In one Modestobacter sp. L9-4 genomic region, the following are encoded:
- a CDS encoding bifunctional (p)ppGpp synthetase/guanosine-3',5'-bis(diphosphate) 3'-pyrophosphohydrolase, whose product MASDVVVPQTSDAPPAPAAAPRVTLPERPAVRRPDDVAPEPGGENETVPRRRVRDRLARRIVAGQRSTGIRPVLEPLAALHRASHPKADLALLQRAYDVAEEAHAEQKRKSGDPYITHPLAVATVLAGLGMDTTTLVAALLHDTVEDTGTTLESITADFGPEVAHLVDGVTKIDKVKFGDGAQAETIRKMIVAMSRDPRVLVIKLADRLHNMRTLRFLPPEKQEKKARETLEILAPLAHRLGMNTIKWELEDLAFATLYPKRYDEIVRLVAERAPSRDTYLSEVTSAVTEQLKAAKIEATVTGRPKHYYSIYQKMIVRGRDFTDIWDLVGIRILVESVRDVYAALGIMHAHWQPVPGRFKDFVAMPKFNMYQSLHTTVIGPQGKPVELQIRTFEMHRIADYGIAAHWKYKETARGGKTEPVPTPGSAGDDMLWLRQLLDWQREAQEPGEFLETLRYDLGPQEVFVFTPKGDVISLPGESTPVDFAYAVHTEVGHRCIGARVNGNLVSLDSTLSNGDVVEVFTSRSPTAAPSRDWLEFVGSSRARTKIRQWFTKERREDAVEAGKDALTKAMRKAGLPLQRLMGGESLATLAADLHYPDISALYAAVGENQVSAHSLVEKLLTALGGTEGATEDIAETAIPTKRTVARTSSGDPGVVVHGMHDVWAKLAKCCTPVPGDAILGFVTRGGGVSVHRTDCTNAADLQRSPERLVEVDWASSPGSVFLVAIQVEALDRHRLLSDVTKALADERVNILSASVQTSRDRVAISRFTFELADPAHLGAVLQTVRNVDGVFDVERVTA is encoded by the coding sequence GTGGCCTCAGACGTCGTCGTCCCGCAGACGTCGGACGCGCCCCCCGCGCCGGCGGCCGCGCCCCGGGTGACGCTGCCCGAGCGGCCCGCCGTCCGCCGTCCCGACGACGTCGCACCGGAGCCGGGCGGGGAGAACGAGACCGTCCCGCGCCGCCGCGTCCGTGACCGGCTGGCCCGCCGGATCGTCGCCGGTCAGCGCTCCACCGGCATCCGCCCGGTGCTCGAGCCGCTCGCCGCCCTGCACCGCGCCAGCCACCCCAAGGCCGACCTGGCCCTGCTGCAGCGCGCCTACGACGTCGCCGAGGAGGCGCACGCCGAGCAGAAGCGCAAGAGCGGTGACCCCTACATCACCCACCCGCTCGCGGTGGCCACCGTGCTGGCCGGGCTGGGCATGGACACCACGACGCTGGTCGCGGCGCTGCTGCACGACACCGTCGAGGACACCGGGACCACGCTGGAGTCGATCACCGCCGACTTCGGCCCCGAGGTCGCCCACCTCGTCGACGGCGTCACGAAGATCGACAAGGTCAAGTTCGGCGACGGCGCGCAGGCGGAGACGATCCGCAAGATGATCGTCGCGATGTCCCGCGACCCCCGGGTGCTGGTCATCAAGCTCGCCGACCGGCTGCACAACATGCGCACGCTGCGCTTCCTCCCGCCGGAGAAGCAGGAGAAGAAGGCCCGCGAGACGCTGGAGATCCTCGCGCCGCTGGCCCACCGGCTGGGCATGAACACGATCAAGTGGGAGCTCGAGGACCTCGCGTTCGCGACGCTGTACCCCAAGCGCTACGACGAGATCGTGCGGCTGGTCGCCGAGCGGGCGCCGTCCCGGGACACCTACCTGTCCGAGGTGACCTCCGCCGTCACCGAGCAGCTCAAGGCCGCCAAGATCGAGGCGACCGTCACCGGCCGGCCCAAGCACTACTACTCGATCTACCAGAAGATGATCGTGCGCGGCCGCGACTTCACCGACATCTGGGACCTGGTCGGCATCCGGATCCTGGTCGAGTCGGTGCGCGACGTGTACGCGGCACTCGGCATCATGCACGCCCACTGGCAGCCGGTACCCGGCCGCTTCAAGGACTTCGTGGCGATGCCGAAGTTCAACATGTACCAGTCGCTGCACACCACGGTGATCGGCCCGCAGGGCAAGCCGGTCGAGCTGCAGATCCGCACCTTCGAGATGCACCGCATCGCCGACTACGGCATCGCGGCGCACTGGAAGTACAAGGAGACCGCGCGCGGCGGCAAGACCGAGCCCGTGCCGACCCCCGGGTCCGCCGGCGACGACATGCTGTGGCTGCGCCAGCTGCTGGACTGGCAGCGCGAGGCCCAGGAGCCCGGTGAGTTCCTGGAGACCCTGCGCTACGACCTCGGTCCGCAGGAGGTCTTCGTCTTCACGCCCAAGGGCGACGTGATCAGCCTGCCGGGGGAGTCCACCCCGGTCGACTTCGCCTACGCGGTGCACACCGAGGTCGGGCACCGGTGCATCGGTGCCCGGGTCAACGGCAACCTGGTCTCCCTGGACAGCACGCTGTCCAACGGCGACGTCGTGGAGGTCTTCACCTCCCGCTCGCCCACGGCCGCCCCGTCCCGGGACTGGCTGGAGTTCGTCGGCAGCTCCCGCGCGCGCACCAAGATCCGCCAGTGGTTCACCAAGGAGCGCCGCGAGGACGCCGTCGAGGCGGGCAAGGACGCGCTCACCAAGGCGATGCGCAAGGCCGGCCTGCCGCTGCAGCGGCTGATGGGCGGGGAGTCGCTGGCCACCCTGGCCGCCGACCTGCACTACCCCGACATCAGCGCGCTGTACGCCGCGGTGGGGGAGAACCAGGTCTCGGCGCACTCGCTGGTGGAGAAGCTGCTCACCGCCCTGGGCGGCACCGAGGGCGCCACCGAGGACATCGCCGAGACCGCGATCCCGACCAAGCGCACGGTCGCCCGCACCTCCAGCGGCGACCCGGGCGTCGTCGTCCACGGCATGCACGACGTGTGGGCCAAGCTCGCCAAGTGCTGCACCCCGGTGCCCGGCGACGCGATCCTGGGGTTCGTCACCCGCGGGGGCGGCGTGAGCGTGCACCGCACCGACTGCACCAACGCCGCGGACCTGCAGCGCTCCCCGGAGCGGCTCGTCGAGGTCGACTGGGCGTCCTCGCCGGGGTCGGTCTTCCTCGTCGCCATCCAGGTCGAGGCCCTCGACCGGCACCGGCTGCTCTCCGACGTCACCAAGGCCCTCGCCGACGAGCGGGTCAACATCCTGTCCGCGTCGGTGCAGACCAGCCGGGACCGGGTGGCGATCAGCCGTTTCACCTTCGAGCTGGCCGACCCCGCGCACCTGGGTGCGGTGCTGCAGACGGTCCGCAACGTCGACGGCGTCTTCGACGTGGAGCGCGTCACTGCGTAG
- a CDS encoding methyltransferase domain-containing protein, with amino-acid sequence MDADPYAGFPPGFFDRTDDSPDARFYDRPRLVTHIDDAAIAAVGALYADLGIDGSAPRPTRALDLMSSWVSHFRTPPAELVVLGMNAEELDANPAATQRLVHDLNADPTVPLPDADVDAAVCCVSIDYLTRPIEVLADVGRVLRPGGVLAITFSNRCFPTKAVRGWLATDDDQHGAVISELVRRTGAFTEPTVELRTEPGIGDPLWSVVATRP; translated from the coding sequence ATGGACGCCGACCCGTACGCGGGCTTCCCCCCGGGCTTCTTCGACCGCACCGATGACTCCCCCGACGCCCGGTTCTACGACCGCCCCCGGCTGGTCACCCACATCGACGACGCGGCCATCGCCGCGGTCGGTGCGCTGTACGCCGACCTCGGCATCGACGGGTCCGCGCCCCGGCCCACCCGCGCGCTGGACCTGATGTCGTCGTGGGTGTCGCACTTCCGCACCCCGCCGGCCGAGCTGGTCGTGCTCGGGATGAACGCCGAGGAGCTCGACGCCAACCCGGCGGCCACCCAGCGGCTGGTCCACGACCTGAACGCCGACCCGACGGTCCCGCTGCCCGACGCCGACGTCGACGCCGCCGTGTGCTGTGTGTCGATCGACTACCTGACCCGCCCCATCGAGGTGCTCGCCGACGTGGGCCGCGTGCTGCGCCCCGGCGGGGTCCTGGCGATCACCTTCTCCAACCGCTGCTTCCCCACCAAGGCGGTCCGCGGCTGGCTGGCCACCGACGACGACCAGCACGGCGCCGTCATCTCCGAACTCGTCCGCCGCACCGGCGCCTTCACCGAGCCGACCGTCGAACTCCGCACCGAACCAGGCATCGGTGATCCGCTCTGGTCGGTGGTCGCCACCCGCCCCTGA
- a CDS encoding peptidylprolyl isomerase, with the protein MPTNKQRREAAQRRLQRQLERRAQIARKRHRNLLIGLSVIAVLAVVGAIFAITSVAGGDDDVTAAPASTSAAPSSEPAATSAAAPSTNADGTVACTYTPDDSGTAAGTPPANVPGTGTATLTMATSAGDIGLSLDQAKAPCASASFVHLASTGFFNGTPCHRETSSEGLKVLQCGDPTGQGTGGPGYSYPTQVTGDETYGRGTLAMANAGAGTDGSQFFLVYADSQLPPNYTVVGTIDEAGLGVLDQIAAKGIEGGATDGAPAEPVSITTMTVQQ; encoded by the coding sequence GTGCCGACGAACAAGCAGCGCCGCGAGGCCGCCCAGCGACGACTGCAGCGCCAGCTCGAGCGGCGGGCGCAGATCGCCCGCAAGCGTCACCGCAACCTGCTCATCGGGTTGTCGGTGATCGCGGTCCTCGCCGTCGTCGGCGCGATCTTCGCCATCACCAGCGTCGCCGGGGGCGACGACGACGTGACCGCCGCACCGGCGAGCACCTCGGCCGCCCCGTCGTCGGAGCCCGCGGCCACGAGCGCCGCCGCGCCGAGCACCAACGCCGACGGCACCGTCGCCTGCACCTACACGCCCGACGACTCGGGCACCGCCGCCGGCACCCCGCCGGCGAACGTCCCGGGCACCGGCACCGCGACGCTCACCATGGCCACCAGCGCCGGTGACATCGGGCTGTCGCTGGACCAGGCGAAGGCCCCGTGCGCCTCGGCGAGCTTCGTGCACCTGGCCTCGACCGGTTTCTTCAACGGCACCCCCTGCCACCGGGAGACCTCCTCGGAGGGCCTGAAGGTGCTGCAGTGCGGCGACCCGACCGGTCAGGGCACCGGCGGCCCCGGCTACTCCTACCCGACCCAGGTCACCGGCGACGAGACCTACGGCCGCGGCACGCTGGCCATGGCCAACGCCGGTGCGGGCACCGACGGCAGCCAGTTCTTCCTGGTCTACGCCGACAGCCAGCTGCCGCCGAACTACACGGTGGTCGGCACGATCGACGAGGCCGGGCTGGGCGTGCTCGACCAGATCGCGGCCAAGGGCATCGAGGGCGGCGCCACCGACGGTGCCCCGGCCGAGCCCGTCTCGATCACCACGATGACCGTCCAGCAGTAG
- a CDS encoding MBL fold metallo-hydrolase yields MLIRSFPAGAFGTNCYAIAPGVGTECVVVDPGMDAVGPLQEVLAADGLKPVAVVLTHGHLDHTFSVLPVCSGYDIPAYLHPADSGMLADPAAWHGPQLAPLMRGLALPDPEDVLPLEDGAVLSLAGVELTVRHAPGHTRGSVVFSLDLGETPGLLAGDVLFAGSVGRVDLPGGSWSDMLGSLRDVVLPLEDETVVLPGHGPATTIGRERATNPYLAEAAGAPRGRGL; encoded by the coding sequence GTGCTCATCCGCTCCTTCCCCGCCGGCGCGTTCGGCACCAACTGCTACGCCATCGCCCCCGGTGTCGGGACCGAGTGCGTCGTGGTCGACCCGGGGATGGACGCGGTCGGGCCGCTGCAGGAGGTGCTGGCCGCCGACGGGCTGAAGCCGGTCGCCGTCGTGCTCACCCACGGGCACCTGGACCACACCTTCTCCGTGCTGCCCGTCTGCTCCGGCTACGACATCCCCGCCTACCTGCACCCCGCCGACTCGGGGATGCTCGCCGACCCGGCCGCCTGGCACGGCCCGCAGCTGGCACCGCTGATGCGCGGGCTCGCCCTGCCCGACCCCGAGGACGTCCTCCCGCTCGAGGACGGCGCAGTGCTGTCCCTGGCCGGCGTCGAGCTCACCGTGCGGCACGCCCCCGGGCACACCCGGGGCTCGGTGGTCTTCTCCCTGGACCTCGGCGAGACCCCGGGGCTGCTGGCCGGCGACGTGCTGTTCGCGGGCTCCGTGGGCCGGGTCGACCTGCCCGGCGGCTCCTGGAGCGACATGCTCGGCTCGCTGCGCGACGTGGTCCTGCCGCTGGAGGACGAGACCGTCGTCCTCCCCGGGCACGGGCCGGCCACCACGATCGGGCGCGAGCGCGCCACCAACCCGTACCTGGCGGAAGCCGCCGGGGCCCCGAGGGGCCGGGGCCTGTGA